Proteins encoded within one genomic window of Streptomyces sp. NBC_01237:
- a CDS encoding FAD-dependent oxidoreductase: MSATPEPPARELATDVLVVGAGLGGLAAALTAARFGHHVVLAEATDWPGGLLTAQALPLADGHRIELDPVSPGYRDLRERIRDFYRRNYPLRPEPYADPLLDPGLSTTGHLSHEPRAALAVVQELLTPHLAAGRITLLLSHRPVVAHPDGDRVAAVTLEGPDAKRLTVSASYVVDATDLGELLELAGVEHITGAESREETGEPHAAAVADPLDQQPVSWVFALDHRPGEDHTVDRPAGYDRWSAAFSWDTAEPGSGSLRSVPLFLHEPDDVPPWAAPPNDRWHQRRALARSRYLPGTFDSDITLVDWQQTAYSGLPLVGLGEGARVRAEREAREQALSFLHWMQTRAPRHDGGHGYPELRLRPDVTGTADGFAKSPRIRESRRIRAEFTVREHHLTAAARTGAPGAQTFTDSVGTLRSRITLQPGTGGGDGLDLECLPFQLPLGALLPVRVENLLPAGQNVGATHISAPALGGHCGQWSIGEAVGALVSYCLEHRLPPRAVRASERRLASFQGRLSDSLGIALDWPDELRTGPVNSAGVLYATL, from the coding sequence GTGTCCGCCACCCCCGAACCCCCCGCCCGCGAGCTCGCGACCGACGTCCTGGTGGTCGGTGCCGGCCTCGGCGGCCTCGCCGCCGCGCTCACCGCCGCCCGCTTCGGCCACCACGTGGTGCTCGCCGAGGCCACCGACTGGCCCGGCGGTCTGCTCACCGCGCAGGCGCTGCCGCTCGCCGACGGTCACCGCATCGAACTGGACCCCGTCTCCCCCGGCTACCGCGATCTGCGCGAGCGGATCCGCGACTTCTACCGGCGCAACTACCCGCTGCGCCCGGAACCGTACGCCGATCCGCTGCTCGACCCCGGGCTCAGCACCACCGGCCATCTCAGCCATGAACCCCGCGCCGCGCTCGCCGTCGTCCAGGAGCTGCTGACCCCGCACCTGGCCGCGGGCCGGATCACCCTGCTGCTGTCGCACCGGCCGGTCGTGGCCCACCCGGACGGCGACCGGGTGGCCGCCGTCACCCTGGAGGGCCCGGACGCGAAGCGGCTGACCGTGTCCGCCTCGTACGTCGTCGACGCGACCGATCTGGGCGAACTGCTCGAACTCGCGGGCGTCGAGCACATCACCGGGGCCGAGTCCCGGGAGGAGACCGGTGAGCCGCACGCCGCCGCGGTGGCCGACCCGCTCGACCAGCAGCCCGTCTCCTGGGTCTTCGCCCTGGACCACCGCCCCGGCGAGGACCACACGGTCGACCGGCCGGCCGGCTACGACCGGTGGTCCGCCGCCTTCTCCTGGGACACCGCCGAACCGGGCAGCGGCTCGCTCCGTTCCGTGCCCCTGTTCCTGCACGAGCCGGACGACGTCCCGCCGTGGGCCGCGCCGCCCAACGACCGCTGGCACCAGCGGCGGGCGCTCGCCCGCAGCCGGTATCTGCCCGGGACCTTCGACAGCGACATCACTCTGGTCGACTGGCAGCAGACGGCCTACTCGGGACTCCCGCTCGTGGGGCTCGGCGAGGGGGCACGGGTCCGGGCCGAGCGGGAGGCGCGTGAGCAGGCGCTGTCGTTCCTCCACTGGATGCAGACGCGGGCGCCCCGCCACGACGGCGGCCACGGCTACCCCGAACTGCGGCTGCGCCCGGATGTGACGGGGACGGCGGACGGGTTCGCCAAGTCGCCGCGGATACGCGAGTCCCGGCGCATACGGGCCGAGTTCACGGTGCGGGAACACCACCTCACGGCAGCCGCCAGGACCGGGGCGCCGGGCGCGCAGACCTTCACCGACAGCGTGGGGACCCTGCGCTCCCGCATCACCCTGCAGCCGGGCACCGGGGGCGGCGACGGGCTCGATCTGGAGTGCCTGCCGTTCCAGCTGCCGCTGGGCGCACTGCTTCCCGTACGGGTGGAGAATCTGCTCCCCGCCGGGCAGAACGTCGGCGCCACGCACATCAGCGCCCCGGCACTCGGCGGGCACTGCGGCCAGTGGAGCATCGGCGAGGCCGTGGGCGCCCTGGTCTCGTACTGTCTGGAGCACCGGTTGCCGCCGCGTGCCGTACGCGCGAGCGAGCGCAGGCTGGCCTCCTTCCAGGGGCGGTTGAGCGATTCCCTCGGCATCGCCCTCGACTGGCCGGACGAACTGCGCACCGGGCCCGTGAACAGCGCCGGAGTGCTCTACGCCACGCTCTGA
- a CDS encoding Gfo/Idh/MocA family protein: protein MLAHHHPAHSPGRPSVSVTPYRVLFVGAGNIVRAVHMPAFLAHAPDFTVVGAVDADAEAARSFAADFALPHHSTDLHAALREVRPDLVVIASPPVAHREQTVAALEAGAWVWCEKPPALSLAEYDAMTSAEGEAGPYAPIVFQHRFGSGAEHAKALIASGGLGAPLVAHCQTTWYRDDAYYAVPWRGKWATEGAGPAMGLGIHQIDLMLELLGDWAEIRAMAGRLARDTETDDVTTATVRFASGALATVVNSALSPRQVSHLRIDLRDATIELNHLYGYGNGDWTYTPAPGVDPARTAARSTPAEDIPSSHGAQLRSLLADMRAGRRPRASAGDGRRSLELITAMYKAALTGATVLAGEIVPGDPFYTALHGSVPGWAPEGSGR from the coding sequence ATGCTTGCCCACCACCACCCCGCTCACTCACCTGGACGGCCTTCCGTGTCTGTGACCCCCTACCGTGTCCTGTTCGTCGGCGCGGGCAACATCGTCCGCGCCGTCCATATGCCGGCCTTCCTCGCACACGCCCCGGACTTCACGGTGGTCGGCGCCGTCGACGCCGACGCGGAGGCCGCCCGCTCCTTCGCCGCGGACTTCGCACTCCCCCATCACTCCACCGACCTCCACGCCGCCCTGCGCGAGGTGCGTCCCGATCTCGTGGTCATCGCCTCCCCGCCCGTCGCCCATCGCGAACAGACCGTCGCCGCACTGGAGGCCGGGGCCTGGGTGTGGTGCGAGAAGCCGCCCGCGCTCAGCCTGGCGGAGTACGACGCGATGACCTCCGCCGAGGGCGAGGCGGGGCCGTACGCCCCGATCGTGTTCCAGCACCGGTTCGGATCGGGCGCCGAGCACGCGAAGGCGCTGATCGCCTCGGGCGGGCTGGGGGCCCCGCTCGTCGCCCACTGCCAGACCACCTGGTACCGCGACGACGCCTACTACGCGGTCCCCTGGCGCGGAAAGTGGGCCACCGAGGGCGCGGGCCCGGCGATGGGGCTCGGCATCCACCAGATCGACCTGATGCTCGAACTCCTCGGGGACTGGGCGGAGATCCGGGCGATGGCGGGCCGACTGGCCCGTGACACCGAGACCGACGACGTGACCACCGCGACCGTGCGCTTCGCCTCCGGCGCCCTCGCCACCGTCGTCAACAGTGCCCTCTCGCCCCGCCAGGTCAGCCATCTGCGGATCGACCTGCGCGACGCCACGATCGAGCTGAACCATCTGTACGGGTACGGCAACGGAGACTGGACCTACACCCCGGCGCCCGGTGTGGACCCCGCCCGTACGGCCGCCCGGTCCACGCCCGCCGAGGACATCCCCAGCTCGCACGGCGCCCAACTGCGTTCGCTGCTGGCCGACATGCGGGCGGGGCGGCGGCCCCGGGCGAGCGCCGGGGACGGGCGCCGTTCCCTGGAGCTGATCACCGCCATGTACAAGGCGGCCCTGACCGGAGCCACGGTGCTCGCCGGTGAGATCGTCCCGGGCGACCCGTTCTACACGGCGCTGCACGGCTCCGTACCGGGCTGGGCCCCCGAGGGGTCCGGGCGATGA
- a CDS encoding polysaccharide deacetylase family protein, which produces MTDTTRALLLTFDDRHLREWAAAAPLLRRYGSRVTFFVCEPDRLDREDRRLLHRLADDGHTIGCHGLRHERAPEFVAAHGAGAYLRREVLPALEELRRLGFAPRSFAYPCSARDDGTDRLLLGLFERLRGGVPADRRADPALAADLRVPAADLADRRVLLGCSVDSGRGPVAYGHDLTGIEATLRTTAEDGGVSTLYAHCIAEAHEANHVAPARLEALLALADDLSLPCVGFDELP; this is translated from the coding sequence ATGACGGACACCACCCGGGCTCTGCTGCTCACCTTCGACGACCGGCACCTACGCGAGTGGGCCGCCGCCGCGCCGCTGCTGCGCCGGTACGGCTCCCGGGTCACCTTCTTCGTCTGCGAGCCCGACCGGCTCGACCGCGAGGACCGGCGGCTGCTGCACCGGCTCGCGGACGACGGCCACACCATCGGCTGCCACGGCCTGCGGCACGAACGGGCGCCCGAGTTCGTCGCCGCGCACGGCGCAGGCGCCTATCTCCGCCGCGAGGTCCTGCCCGCGCTGGAGGAGCTGCGCCGCCTCGGCTTCGCGCCCAGGAGCTTCGCCTACCCGTGCAGCGCCCGTGACGACGGCACCGACCGGCTGCTGCTCGGCCTCTTCGAGCGGCTGCGCGGCGGCGTACCCGCCGACCGGCGCGCCGATCCGGCGCTCGCGGCCGACCTGCGCGTTCCCGCCGCGGACCTCGCGGACCGGCGGGTGCTGCTCGGCTGCTCGGTGGACTCCGGGCGCGGGCCCGTCGCGTACGGCCACGATCTGACCGGCATCGAGGCGACGCTGCGCACGACGGCCGAGGACGGCGGTGTCTCCACGCTGTACGCCCACTGCATCGCCGAGGCGCACGAGGCCAACCATGTGGCGCCCGCGCGGCTGGAGGCGCTCCTGGCCCTCGCCGACGATCTGTCACTGCCCTGCGTGGGCTTCGACGAGCTCCCCTGA
- a CDS encoding alpha-mannosidase — translation MHDDRTLTEERLDRVLRERIRPAVHPRTAPLDIEVWHAPGEPVPFTEAVNAPYKPGAVGDDWGPAWGTSWFKVSGRVPADWAGLTVEAVIDLGFARDRPGFSAEALAHRPDGSVVKALNPRNTWLRVGERVSGGEQFTYYLEAAANPELLEGVSALGDRETAGSEPLYRVERMDVAVFDRQVWELVQDLEVLDQLMRQLPVGSARRWEILRAVERCLDALDLDGVNATATAAREQLRQVLASPANASAHRLSAVGHAHIDSAWLWPLRETVRKVARTTSNVVALMDDHPEFVFAMSQAQQLDWLREHQPALYERVKEKVAAGQFVPVGGMWVESDTNMPGSEALARQFVYGKRFFLEEFGVETREVWLPDSFGYSAALPQLVALSGSRWFLTQKISWNTTNPFPHHSFLWEGLDGTRVFTHFPPVDTYVAELSGEELAHAEENFRDKGGATRSLVPFGWGDGGGGPTREMLARAERLADLEGSPRVTIETPAEFFAAAEAEYTGPPVWLGELYLELHRGTYTSQARTKQGNRRSEHLLREAELWAATAAVRTGFRYPRAELDRIWKSVLLHQFHDILPGSSIAWVHREAEATYARIAEELEAVIDAAQRALAGSSDGGGTVVFNGAPHARAGIAAGGGTLRESVEEPVEIEEYDGGFRLDNGLLRVTVDARGLVVSAVDLATGRESVAPGCAANLLQIHPDLPNRWDAWDVDSFYRNTVTDLTGADSVRRVGGGVEVVRSFGSSRVTQLLTLRAGARRLDIDTEVDWHEREKFLKAAFPLDVRADHSTAETQFGHVQRPTHTNTSWEAAKFEICAHRFLHVGEPGWGAALLNDSTYGHDVTRTVREDGSTTTTVRLSLLRAPRYPDPATDQGVHRLRYALLPGATIGDAVREGWQFSLPERRVPGTDEVAPLVSLDGDAVVATAVKLADDGSGDVVVRVHEAHGGRATARLSAGFPLASATVTDLLERPLDGERVTVQGDVVELVLRPFQILTLRLAVAAAG, via the coding sequence ATGCATGACGACCGCACACTGACCGAGGAACGCCTGGACCGGGTCCTGCGCGAGCGCATACGGCCCGCCGTCCATCCGCGGACCGCGCCGCTGGACATCGAGGTCTGGCACGCCCCCGGCGAACCGGTCCCGTTCACCGAGGCGGTGAACGCCCCCTACAAGCCCGGCGCGGTCGGCGACGACTGGGGGCCCGCGTGGGGCACCAGCTGGTTCAAGGTCAGCGGACGGGTCCCCGCCGACTGGGCCGGACTGACCGTCGAAGCGGTGATCGACCTCGGGTTCGCCCGGGACCGGCCCGGCTTCTCCGCGGAAGCCCTCGCCCACCGGCCGGACGGAAGCGTCGTGAAGGCCCTCAACCCGCGCAACACCTGGCTGCGCGTGGGGGAACGGGTCTCGGGCGGCGAGCAGTTCACGTACTACCTGGAGGCCGCCGCCAACCCCGAGCTCCTGGAAGGGGTCAGTGCGCTCGGCGACCGGGAGACCGCGGGCAGCGAGCCGCTGTACCGGGTCGAGCGGATGGATGTCGCCGTCTTCGACCGGCAGGTGTGGGAGCTGGTCCAGGACCTGGAGGTGCTCGACCAGCTGATGCGGCAGCTGCCGGTCGGCTCGGCGCGCCGCTGGGAGATCCTGCGCGCCGTCGAACGCTGCCTGGACGCGCTGGATCTCGACGGCGTCAACGCCACCGCCACCGCCGCCCGTGAGCAGCTCCGGCAGGTGCTGGCCTCACCGGCGAACGCGTCGGCGCACCGGCTCTCCGCGGTGGGCCACGCCCATATCGACTCGGCGTGGCTGTGGCCGCTCCGGGAGACCGTGCGCAAGGTCGCGCGCACCACCTCGAATGTGGTGGCGCTGATGGACGACCACCCGGAGTTCGTCTTCGCCATGTCGCAGGCGCAGCAGCTCGACTGGCTGCGGGAGCATCAGCCGGCGCTGTACGAGCGGGTCAAGGAGAAGGTCGCGGCCGGGCAGTTCGTGCCGGTGGGCGGGATGTGGGTGGAGTCGGACACCAATATGCCCGGGTCGGAGGCGCTGGCCCGGCAGTTCGTGTACGGCAAGCGCTTCTTCCTGGAGGAGTTCGGGGTGGAGACGCGGGAGGTGTGGCTGCCCGACTCGTTCGGCTACTCGGCCGCTCTGCCGCAGTTGGTGGCGCTCTCCGGCTCGCGCTGGTTCCTGACCCAGAAGATCTCGTGGAACACGACCAACCCCTTCCCGCACCACTCCTTCCTGTGGGAGGGGCTGGACGGCACCCGGGTGTTCACGCACTTCCCGCCGGTGGACACCTATGTGGCCGAGCTGTCCGGCGAGGAGCTGGCGCACGCCGAGGAGAACTTCCGGGACAAGGGCGGCGCCACCCGCTCGCTGGTCCCGTTCGGCTGGGGGGACGGCGGTGGCGGTCCCACCCGCGAGATGCTGGCGCGTGCCGAGCGGCTGGCGGACCTGGAGGGCTCACCGCGGGTGACGATCGAGACGCCCGCGGAGTTCTTCGCCGCCGCCGAGGCGGAGTACACCGGGCCGCCGGTGTGGCTGGGTGAGCTGTACCTGGAGCTGCACCGGGGCACGTACACCTCGCAGGCACGGACCAAGCAGGGCAACCGGCGCAGCGAGCATCTGCTGCGGGAGGCCGAGCTGTGGGCGGCCACCGCCGCCGTACGGACCGGCTTCCGCTATCCGCGGGCGGAGCTGGACCGGATATGGAAGAGCGTGCTGCTGCACCAGTTCCACGACATCCTGCCCGGCTCGTCGATCGCCTGGGTGCACCGCGAGGCGGAGGCCACGTACGCCCGGATCGCCGAGGAGCTGGAAGCGGTGATCGACGCGGCGCAGCGGGCGCTCGCCGGGTCGTCCGACGGTGGCGGCACGGTCGTGTTCAACGGTGCTCCGCACGCGCGTGCGGGTATCGCGGCGGGTGGCGGCACCCTGCGCGAGTCCGTGGAGGAGCCGGTGGAGATCGAGGAGTACGACGGTGGTTTCCGGCTCGACAACGGACTTCTGCGGGTCACCGTCGACGCCCGTGGTCTGGTGGTCTCGGCCGTCGATCTGGCGACCGGCCGCGAGAGCGTGGCCCCCGGCTGTGCGGCCAACCTGCTCCAGATCCACCCGGATCTGCCCAACCGCTGGGACGCGTGGGACGTCGACTCCTTCTACCGCAACACGGTGACGGATCTGACGGGGGCCGATTCGGTGCGCCGCGTCGGCGGGGGCGTCGAGGTGGTGCGCAGTTTCGGGTCGTCCCGCGTCACCCAGCTGCTGACGCTGCGGGCCGGGGCGCGGCGCCTGGACATCGACACCGAGGTCGACTGGCACGAGCGGGAGAAGTTCCTCAAGGCGGCCTTCCCCCTCGACGTACGTGCCGATCACTCCACGGCGGAGACGCAGTTCGGGCATGTCCAGCGTCCGACGCACACCAACACCAGTTGGGAGGCTGCCAAGTTCGAGATCTGCGCGCATCGCTTCCTGCATGTCGGGGAGCCGGGCTGGGGTGCGGCGCTGCTGAACGATTCGACGTACGGCCATGATGTGACCCGTACGGTCCGCGAGGACGGTTCCACCACGACCACGGTGCGGCTGTCGCTGCTGCGGGCCCCGCGCTATCCGGACCCGGCGACGGACCAGGGTGTGCACCGGCTGCGCTATGCGCTGCTGCCGGGGGCGACGATCGGCGACGCGGTGCGCGAGGGCTGGCAGTTCAGCCTGCCGGAGCGCCGGGTGCCGGGCACCGACGAGGTGGCGCCGCTGGTCTCGCTGGACGGTGACGCGGTGGTCGCCACGGCGGTGAAGCTGGCCGACGACGGCAGCGGGGACGTGGTCGTCCGGGTCCACGAGGCACACGGCGGACGGGCCACCGCACGTCTGAGCGCCGGCTTCCCGCTGGCCTCGGCGACGGTGACCGATCTGCTGGAACGCCCCCTGGACGGTGAGCGGGTCACCGTCCAGGGGGACGTGGTGGAGCTGGTGCTGCGCCCGTTCCAGATCCTGACGCTGCGCCTGGCGGTCGCCGCGGCGGGCTGA
- a CDS encoding acetylxylan esterase, with the protein MALFDLPLDELRDYRPRIEEPDDFDAFWSTTLTETRAHRPGITFEPVDTPLTGLRVWDTTFAGYGGHPVKGWFSAPAHAEGPLPLVVQFHGYNGGRSLPHCWGLWPLAGFAHFVMDVRGQGSGGNVGDTPDPVGSGPSHAGFMTRGIEAPESYYYRRVYADAVRAVEAARTHPLADPARTVALGGSQGGGLALAVGGLVPDLAAVSADVPFLCHFGRAVTLTDANPYSEIARYLKVHRGKEENVLRTLSYFDGVSFAARGNAPALFSVALQDQTCPPSTVFAAYNAYRGEKEIEVYPFNGHEGGAMFQEAVQLRRVPALLDRDS; encoded by the coding sequence ATGGCCCTGTTCGACCTGCCTCTCGACGAACTGCGCGACTACCGGCCCCGGATCGAGGAACCCGACGACTTCGACGCCTTCTGGTCCACCACCCTGACCGAGACCCGCGCCCACCGGCCCGGCATCACCTTCGAACCCGTCGACACCCCGCTGACCGGCCTGCGCGTCTGGGACACCACCTTCGCGGGCTACGGCGGCCACCCGGTCAAGGGCTGGTTCAGCGCCCCCGCGCACGCCGAAGGCCCGCTCCCGCTCGTCGTCCAGTTCCACGGCTACAACGGCGGCCGCAGCCTGCCGCACTGCTGGGGCCTGTGGCCGCTGGCGGGCTTCGCCCACTTCGTCATGGACGTGCGGGGCCAGGGCAGCGGCGGCAACGTCGGGGACACCCCCGATCCGGTCGGCTCCGGCCCCTCCCACGCGGGGTTCATGACCCGGGGCATCGAGGCCCCGGAGAGCTACTACTACCGCCGGGTCTACGCCGACGCCGTACGCGCCGTCGAGGCGGCCCGCACCCATCCCCTCGCCGACCCCGCCCGCACCGTGGCGCTCGGCGGCAGCCAGGGCGGCGGCCTCGCCCTCGCGGTCGGCGGGCTCGTCCCCGATCTGGCGGCCGTCTCCGCCGACGTACCCTTCCTCTGCCACTTCGGGCGGGCCGTCACCCTCACCGACGCCAACCCGTACTCCGAGATAGCCCGCTACCTCAAGGTGCACCGCGGCAAGGAGGAGAACGTGCTGCGCACCCTGTCGTACTTCGACGGGGTGTCGTTCGCAGCCCGGGGCAACGCCCCCGCGCTCTTCTCCGTCGCCCTCCAGGACCAGACCTGCCCGCCGTCCACGGTCTTCGCCGCGTACAACGCGTACCGGGGTGAGAAGGAGATCGAGGTGTACCCGTTCAACGGTCACGAGGGCGGGGCCATGTTCCAGGAAGCGGTCCAGCTGCGCCGCGTTCCGGCGCTGCTGGACCGCGATTCCTGA
- a CDS encoding carbohydrate ABC transporter permease, with amino-acid sequence MAVTTPLRSRGRKSTEESARGLISSADRRRTSVRASLRSVQGLSLLLLIAFGAAPLYWTLKGAISPTQELLRDPLALWPDHTQWDNLSHAWTELQVGQYLWNTVVLVTGSVIAHLLVATTGGYVLSVLRPKWATPVRWMVLATLFIPGSISLVALYLTVLDLPGLGISLANSPWGVWLPHAASAFTVLIVMKFFDGIPRELFEAARVDGAGPFIIFRRIVLPMSRPILAVVTLLTVMSSWKDFLWPLIVIPDTEKQPISAALPRLAETAEQSLLIAGMLLAILPPVVLFLIFQRQIVRGGGGFTGLKG; translated from the coding sequence ATGGCCGTCACCACCCCCCTCCGTTCGCGGGGCAGGAAGAGCACCGAGGAGAGCGCACGTGGACTCATCTCCTCGGCCGACCGCCGGCGCACCTCCGTGCGCGCCTCGCTCCGCTCCGTGCAGGGACTGTCCCTGCTCCTGCTGATCGCGTTCGGCGCCGCCCCGCTGTACTGGACCCTCAAAGGCGCGATATCGCCGACCCAGGAGCTGCTGCGCGATCCGCTGGCGCTCTGGCCCGACCACACCCAGTGGGACAACCTCTCCCATGCCTGGACCGAACTCCAGGTCGGCCAGTACCTCTGGAACACCGTGGTCCTGGTGACCGGTTCGGTCATCGCCCACCTCCTCGTCGCCACCACCGGCGGCTACGTCCTGTCCGTACTGCGGCCCAAGTGGGCCACGCCGGTGCGGTGGATGGTGCTCGCCACCCTCTTCATCCCCGGCTCGATCTCCCTGGTCGCGCTCTATCTCACCGTGCTCGACCTGCCCGGCCTCGGCATCTCGCTCGCCAACAGCCCCTGGGGCGTATGGCTGCCGCACGCGGCCAGCGCCTTCACCGTGCTGATCGTGATGAAGTTCTTCGACGGCATCCCGCGGGAGCTCTTCGAGGCCGCCCGGGTCGACGGCGCGGGCCCGTTCATCATCTTCCGCCGGATCGTGCTGCCCATGTCGCGGCCGATCCTCGCGGTGGTGACCCTGCTGACGGTCATGAGCTCCTGGAAGGACTTCCTCTGGCCGCTGATCGTCATCCCGGACACCGAGAAGCAGCCCATCTCCGCCGCACTGCCGCGCCTCGCGGAAACGGCGGAACAGTCGCTGCTCATCGCCGGGATGCTGCTCGCCATCCTGCCCCCCGTCGTCCTGTTCCTGATTTTCCAGCGGCAGATCGTACGCGGCGGGGGAGGCTTCACCGGCCTCAAGGGATGA
- a CDS encoding carbohydrate ABC transporter permease has translation MSRSDAPPAPTGDRTPKDRTPMNRSVKSAPPSPREQAGPPHRASPHRGSPAERFVRWVRQGGITTILFGLPMVLTFAYFSWWPIVQSVRLSFEQTNLVGPAQWVGLDNFRNVLDDPLLWTAVGNTALFAALALVIGFPVPLFLAVLIAELRRGGTLFRILAYLPVAIPPVVSVLLWKWFYDPDAGLFNQLLAHVGLGPYPWLQSTDTAMLSIVLEATWAGFGSTVIIYLAALGSVPSELYEAAEIDGAGIWRRVWHITLPSLRGVILIMLLLQIIGTLQVFTEPFVMTDGGPEDSTLTVLMLIYNYAFQNGDYGAATALSVLLALVLGVLSAIYLRATRSWNN, from the coding sequence ATGAGCAGGTCGGACGCGCCACCGGCGCCCACCGGGGACCGCACACCGAAAGACCGCACACCGATGAACCGTTCCGTGAAGTCCGCCCCGCCGTCGCCCCGCGAGCAGGCCGGGCCGCCGCACCGTGCCTCCCCGCATCGTGGCAGCCCGGCCGAACGCTTCGTCCGCTGGGTCAGGCAGGGGGGCATCACCACCATCCTGTTCGGTCTGCCGATGGTGCTGACCTTCGCCTACTTCTCCTGGTGGCCGATCGTCCAGAGCGTGCGGCTCAGCTTCGAGCAGACCAATCTGGTCGGCCCCGCCCAGTGGGTGGGCCTGGACAACTTCCGCAATGTGCTGGACGACCCGCTGCTGTGGACGGCGGTCGGGAACACCGCGCTGTTCGCGGCGCTCGCCCTGGTCATCGGCTTCCCCGTACCCCTGTTCCTCGCGGTCCTCATCGCCGAACTGCGGCGCGGCGGAACGCTGTTCAGGATTCTCGCCTACCTTCCGGTGGCGATCCCGCCGGTGGTCTCGGTGCTGCTCTGGAAGTGGTTCTACGACCCGGACGCCGGACTGTTCAACCAGTTGCTCGCCCATGTCGGCCTGGGACCCTACCCATGGCTCCAGTCCACCGACACGGCGATGCTGTCGATCGTCCTGGAGGCCACCTGGGCCGGCTTCGGCTCCACGGTGATCATCTACCTGGCGGCGCTCGGCTCGGTGCCCAGCGAGCTGTACGAGGCCGCCGAGATCGACGGGGCGGGGATCTGGCGCCGGGTCTGGCACATCACCCTGCCGTCACTGCGCGGGGTCATCCTGATCATGCTGCTGCTCCAGATCATCGGCACCCTCCAGGTGTTCACCGAACCCTTCGTGATGACGGACGGCGGGCCCGAGGACTCCACCCTCACCGTCCTGATGCTCATCTACAACTACGCCTTCCAGAACGGCGACTACGGAGCGGCCACCGCCCTCAGCGTGCTGCTGGCCCTCGTGCTCGGCGTGCTCTCGGCGATCTACCTGCGGGCGACGAGGAGCTGGAACAACTGA
- a CDS encoding ABC transporter substrate-binding protein — protein sequence MRPSLRTALTGITAGALVCVLASCSDSDSGVAADGTVTITVSGRPPATNAAALKTFNTRVAAFRKANPKVRVKTNEYQYDQQSFQTKVGGGSLETIVRVPLTEMSGLIKRKQISDVTEEFGQLKNGDQFNDAVLAAAKGQDGRIYGVPTEEYAMGLLYNRDLFEKAGLDPENPPKTWSEVRTAAKAITDRTDAVGYAQATKENAGGWMLTAMTYSHGDDMQKKTGDKWANSFDAPGSGAEKSLDLLHQMRWSDGSMGKNQLRSITDIEKDFSAGKIGMAVTGPTAVNHYVQQYKGDPETVGLSAMPVDGAGRRTLAGGNVAVISPKASPQERAAALKFIDFYYLTTKYDPKIAGEDAAARKKDGGVVGVPVVPFFRPAVSDPVDAAVNEHANTPVAHFARYTQALKDFELVVEPPVEAQNVYKSLDSAVQAVLTREDADPAEQLKKAAGQVKSQVERAQR from the coding sequence ATGAGACCCTCCCTGCGCACCGCCCTGACGGGCATCACCGCCGGTGCGCTCGTCTGCGTGCTTGCGTCGTGCTCCGACTCGGACAGTGGCGTCGCGGCCGACGGCACGGTGACCATCACCGTCTCGGGCCGCCCCCCGGCCACCAACGCCGCAGCGCTGAAGACCTTCAACACGCGGGTGGCGGCGTTCCGGAAGGCCAACCCCAAGGTCCGGGTCAAGACCAACGAGTACCAGTACGACCAGCAGAGCTTCCAGACCAAGGTGGGCGGCGGCAGCCTGGAGACGATCGTCAGGGTACCGCTCACGGAGATGTCGGGACTGATCAAGCGCAAGCAGATCTCGGACGTCACCGAGGAGTTCGGGCAGCTGAAGAACGGCGACCAGTTCAACGACGCCGTGCTCGCCGCGGCCAAGGGGCAGGACGGCAGGATCTATGGCGTCCCCACCGAGGAGTACGCCATGGGCCTCCTCTACAACCGGGACCTCTTCGAGAAGGCCGGACTCGACCCCGAGAACCCGCCGAAGACCTGGTCCGAGGTCCGCACGGCCGCCAAGGCCATCACCGACAGGACCGACGCCGTCGGCTACGCCCAGGCGACCAAGGAGAACGCCGGCGGCTGGATGCTGACCGCCATGACGTACTCCCACGGCGACGACATGCAGAAGAAGACCGGCGACAAGTGGGCCAACTCCTTCGACGCCCCCGGCAGCGGTGCCGAGAAGTCCCTCGACCTGCTGCACCAGATGCGCTGGTCGGACGGGTCGATGGGCAAGAACCAGCTGCGCAGCATCACGGACATCGAGAAGGACTTCTCCGCGGGGAAGATCGGTATGGCGGTCACGGGCCCGACCGCGGTCAACCACTACGTCCAGCAGTACAAGGGCGACCCGGAGACCGTCGGGCTGTCCGCCATGCCCGTGGACGGCGCCGGGCGGCGCACCCTGGCCGGCGGCAATGTCGCGGTGATCAGTCCGAAGGCGAGTCCTCAGGAGAGGGCGGCCGCGCTGAAGTTCATCGACTTCTACTACCTGACGACCAAGTACGACCCGAAGATCGCGGGCGAGGACGCGGCGGCCAGGAAGAAGGACGGCGGCGTCGTCGGCGTCCCGGTCGTGCCCTTCTTCAGGCCCGCCGTCTCGGACCCCGTCGACGCGGCCGTCAATGAGCACGCCAACACCCCGGTCGCGCACTTCGCCAGGTACACCCAGGCCCTCAAGGACTTCGAACTGGTCGTGGAGCCGCCCGTCGAGGCGCAGAACGTCTACAAGTCCCTCGACAGCGCCGTACAGGCCGTACTGACCCGCGAGGACGCCGACCCCGCCGAGCAGTTGAAGAAGGCCGCGGGGCAGGTCAAGTCCCAGGTGGAGCGGGCGCAGCGTTGA